In Lewinella sp. 4G2, the sequence ACGTATTTGGTTTAGGACAGGCGCGCTCTAAAATCCAACTTCTAAAATCTAACGTCCCCGTCAAGAAGTAACTTTACCAACATGAAGCTCACGTCCCTAGCAAAGTACCCTTTGCTCCTTCTTGCCCTCTGGCTTTGCACCTGCGGCAGCGCCAAATCGTACACCAAGGCCTCGTTGCCCGCTGACTACCTGAGTTTCGGGAGCCAGGGTGGATTTACTGGTGGGGGGAAGACCTACCTGCTGCTACCCAACGAGGGTGGCCGGATTCTTTTCGACGACCCGGCCAGTGGTGAATTGCAGCCCCTCGGCAAATTGAAGGGGAAAGAACTGCGGGTCGTGCGCGCTGCGCTGGAGGAATTGGATTTCAGCAAGACCGGAGAACCGGGCAACCTGACGGCCAGCCTGACCCGCCACCGCAACGGTACCGCGGAGACCATCCAGTGGGCCGCCGGCGCCGACGGTGAGGCCAACCCGGCCCGGCAACTTTACCAGGAATTGATGGCGGCCGTACGCCGCTTGCGGGCCTCCTAAACCCTCTCCTACTCGCTTACTTCGCCGGAAATCGCCGGCAACAAAATTTTACTACCGTGTCCTTTCGTCTCTCCCACACCCTGACTTTTTGCTTACTCATCGTTTCCTTCGGACTGAGCGCCCAAACCGACGGCGACATCTTCAAAGAGCTCGGCGCCGCCAGCCATAATGGGCCAGTGCCGAGTCGCCTTGAACTCCGGGACGGAGAATGGCTACAACGACTCCGCGCTCAAACCGGGCAGGCCAAGTTCCGGTTCCAGACGGATCGTCTTCGGGCCGGCCAACTCCCCAAAACACCCGGACTGACCTTACTGACCGACCACGAAACCGGACGGGTGATCCGCGCCACCGGCCGACCACGTGCCCTGGCACCGAAAGCGCCGACGCGCAAGGATGCCCTCGACTACCTCGAACTGCTGGCCGAGGACCTCCAGCTCCGCGCCGGTGATGACGAGATCCGGCCGGGCGAACTACTCACCGACGAGCTCGGACAAACCCACGTGCGCCTGCAACAATTCTACCGCGGACTGCCCGTCAAACCCGCCGACGCCTACCTCCACGCTACGGATAGCCAAGGTTTTGACCTGTTTATGGGCCGCCTGCAACCCGCGCCGGAAGGCCTCCAGATAACACCCGGATTGTCCGTAGAAACCGTAATCACCGAAGCTAAGATCAGCTTCGGCAGTACGTGGCACCAGCTCAGTAGCCAGCAACTGGAATGGGTGGGCGAACCTCAAATCGAGGCGGAACTCGTGGTCTACTATCACGACGATATTGCAAGGCTTGCTTACGAACTGGAACTCCATCCCAACCTGGGTATCCACCTCACCCGCTATGTGGATGCGCACGACGGAACGACGATTCACGAACACTCCCACATTTGTGGGACGGCCGGACTGCACGCCGTGCTCCCGCCCACAACTGCCACCGCCCAGAACCTGTACGGACAAACGGTGACGCTAAACACCTTCAGCCAGGACGGTGGTTTCTTTCTTTTCGATCTGGCCCGCCCGATGGCCCGCACGGACGCCAATGGGGACGCCCAGGGCGTCATCCAAACCTTTGATGCCGCCGGCCAGAGCCCCCTGAACGACGGCTTTAACCCGGCCACCGGTTCGTCGGCGAACAACCGGGATTGGACGCGCAACGCCACCTCCGTGCACAGCAACGCCGGGATTGCCTATGAGTACTACCGGACGAATTTCAACCGTAACTCTATCGACGGCCAGGGAGGCTCCATTTACTCCTTTTACAATGTCAATGACGAGGACGGCGCCCAGCTCGACAACGCCTTTTGGGGTGGCCGGGCGATGTTCTACGGCAACGGCGACCAGGGTTTCCGCGACCTACCGAAGGCCCTCGACGTAGCCGGTCACGAGATGACGCACGGCGTGATCTCCGCTACGGCCAACCTCGTTTACGAGCTACAGCCGGGCGCCATCAACGAATCGCTCGCCGACGTTTTCGGTTACCTCATCGAGAACCGGACCAATGACTTCCGGCTCGGGGACGACGTCATCAACCCCGCCGTTTTCCCGTCCGGCGCCCTGCGTAACCTGCAGGACCCGAACAACGGTGGCAACCGATTTGGCGACCGGGGTTGGCAGCCGGCCCACACCGACGAGTACGTCAACCTGCCCAACGACCGGGATAATGACAACGGAGGTGTTCACGTCAACAGCGGCATTCCCAACCGGGCCTTTTACAACTTCGCTACTACGGCGGGCATCGGCGACGATCGCGCCGGCCAGGTCTACTACCGCGCCATGACGACCTACCTGACGCGGAGCAGCCGCTTCATAGATCTCCGCCTCGCCGTAGCCCGCGCCGCCCTCGACCTCTACGGGGCCGACGCGGAACTGGCCGCCAACACCGCCTTCGCCAACGTTGGCATCGGTGGGCCGGTAGATACCGGCGGCGGTGGCGGCACCACGCCGGAACAGGGTGGCGACTACGAAAATGACCTCAGCGTCAACCCCGGCGACCGCTTCATTTTACTGACGGATACGGACCGCAGCGCGCTCTACCTCGCCGACGAGGGCGGTAACATTCTGGCGAATCCACTCGCTACCGTCGCGCCCGGCAGCCGACCCAGTGTGACCGACGATGGTACGCTCGCGCTATTCATTGACGATGAGAACCAGATCCGTGGCTACGACTTCGTCAACGACGAGCTCTTCTTCCTGGAGGGCACCCCGGCTACCATTTGGCGCAATGTAGCCATCAGCAAGGACGGTCGTCTGATTGCGCTGACGACTACCGACCAGGACAACATCATTTACGTCGGCGCCCTCGCCAATGGCGATCTCGCTCCCATGGTGCTTACCAACCCCACCTTCGGGCAGGGCATCAGTACCGACAACGTGCTTTACCCCGACGCGATGGAGTGGGAGCCCGGCGGGGAGTTCCTCATGTACGACGCCCTCAGCCAACTCGACGACGGTCTGACCTTTTGGGACATCAACTTCCTCCGCGCCTGGGACGGAGATGCGGACACTTTTGGCGATGGTGACATCGTCAAACTCTACGACCAATTGGAGGAGGGGACGAGTATTGGCAACCCTACGTTCGCCAAGAATTCTCCTTACGTAATTGCTTTTGATCGCGTGAACGTCCCAGGCTCGAGTACGACCTACGCCGTCCTCGCCGCCAACATTGAGCAGGGAGAGACCGCGCTGGTCTGGAACAACGATGCCATCGGTTACCCCAACTACGGCGTTGCGGACGACTTCCTCCTCTTTGACGGTGAGACTGGCGACGGCACCGAGGTTCTGGCCGTCCAGCCCCTGATGGCCAATAAAATCACGGTGGACGGCAACCCCGGCGCCATCATCAACGGTGGCAGTTGGGGCACCAACTTCGCGACGGGCCAACGCGAACTCTCCGTTGCCCTTGATGCGCCCGTGGTGGAAAACACCGCGGTACGGCTGTACCCCACCGCTACTTCGGGGGCGGTTACGGTGGAGTTTCCGTTGCTCACGGGGCCCCGTCCCTTGCGGGTGTTGGATCTGAGCGGCCGCACGGTAACGACCTTCAACGTTGCGCATGACCGGGCCCAGCTCGACCTTTCCAACTTACCTGCGGGCCAGTATTATTTGGCGGTACCGGTGGTTGATGGGGTGGTGGTTAGAGCCGTTGTTAGACGGTGATTGAAGGGACTTTAGACGTTAGATTTTAGATCTTAGACGGGGGGCGGTCTAGGATCTTTCTTCAATATCTAAGGTGTGAAACGGCGCTAGATTTAGGGATTTTAGACGTTAGATTTTGGATCTTAGATGGGGGGCGGTCTAGGATCTTTCTTCTAAAATCTAAAGTCTCATACGGCGCTGTCGCGGGTACAGAGTAATTGGAGGAGGAACGGATTTTAGACGTTAGATTTTAGAGCGGTCGCGTCTAAAATCTAATTTCTAAAATCTAACGTCTGTCCTACTTCTCCTGAAGATTCAGCGCCAAACTCAACTCCTTCAATTGCTCCTCATCTACCCGCGCGGGGGCGTCGATCATCACGTCGCGGCCTTGGTTGTTTTTAGGGAAGGCGATGAAGTCGCGGATGGAGGCTTGACCGTTCATGACGGCGCAGAGGCGATCGAAACCGAAGGCGATGCCGGCGTGGGGAGGGGCACCGTACTCGAAGGCGCCCATGAGGAAGCCGAACTGCTCTTCCGCTTCTTCGGGGGTGAAGCCGAGGAGTTGGAAGTTCTTTTCCTGGAGGGCCCGATCGTAGATCCGGACGGAACCACCACCGATCTCGGCACCGTTAATGACGAGGTCGTAGGCATCCGCCTTAAGGGCCTTCATGGTCTCGTGGTCGCCGTTGAGCATCCGTTCTACTTCTTCCTTTTTGGGGCTGGTGAAGGGGTGGTGCATGGCGTGGAAGCGCTCGCTGTCCTCGTCCCATTCGAGGAGGGGGAAGTCGACGACCCAAAGGGGCTTGAATGTATCGGCGGGGATCATGTCGAACTCACCGGCAACGTGGAGGCGCAGGTTACCCATCTGGATGCGGCTCTTCTCGTCCTCACCGGAGATGACGAGCATGAGGTCACCCGACTGCGCGCCCGTGGCGGCGGCCCAGGCGGCGAGTTTCTCCTGGTCGAAGAATTTGTCTACGCTGGACTTGTAAGTACCATCCTCGTTACACTTTACGTAGACGAGGCCTTTGGCACCAATCTGGGGGCGCTTGACCCAGTCGGTCAGCTTGTCAAGTTGCTTGCGAGTGAGGCCAGCCTTACCGGGTACGCGGATACCGACGACGAGCTCGGCGGCGTCGAACACCTTGAAGCCCTGGTTCTGGGCGACGTCGTTGAGTTCCACCAATTCCATCCCGAACCGAAGGTCGGGCTTATCGGAGCCGTAGAGACGGATCGCGTCGTCGTACTGCATCCGGGGGAAGTCAGGCAGGTTGATGCCCTTCATTTCCAGGAACAGGTGGCGGGTGAGGCCCTCGAAGGTATTGAGGACGTCCTCTTGCTCCACGAATGCCATTTCGCAGTCGATCTGGGTGAATTCCGGCTGGCGGTCGGCCCGGAGGTCTTCGTCGCGGAAACACTTGACGATCTGGAAGTAGCGGTCGTAACCCGCCACCATCAGCAACTGCTTAAAAGTCTGGGGGCTTTGCGGTAGCGCGTAGAACTGACCTTCGTTGAGGCGGCTGGGCACCACGAAATCCCGTGCTCCCTCCGGGGTAGACTTGATGAGGAAGGGCGTTTCAACTTCCACGAAATCCTTCCGGCCGAGGTAGGCCCGTACGGCCAGGGCCAGTTTGGAACGGAAGATGATGTTGTCCTGCAGGGGTCGGCGCCGCAGGTCCAGATACCGGTACTGCATGCGGAGCTCGTCGCCGCCGTCGGTATCGTCCTCGATGGTGAAGGGCGGCGTTTTGGCCTTGTTGAGGATCGTCATTTCGCTGGCGATGATCTCGATGTTGCCGGTGGCCCGGTTGGGGTTTTTGTTGGTCCGTTCCCGTACGATCCCCTTCACCTGGATGACGAATTCCCGGCCGAGTTTCCGGGCGCGGTCGGCGAGTTCAGCGTTGTCGTCCTGGTCAAAAACGATCTG encodes:
- a CDS encoding M4 family metallopeptidase, giving the protein MSFRLSHTLTFCLLIVSFGLSAQTDGDIFKELGAASHNGPVPSRLELRDGEWLQRLRAQTGQAKFRFQTDRLRAGQLPKTPGLTLLTDHETGRVIRATGRPRALAPKAPTRKDALDYLELLAEDLQLRAGDDEIRPGELLTDELGQTHVRLQQFYRGLPVKPADAYLHATDSQGFDLFMGRLQPAPEGLQITPGLSVETVITEAKISFGSTWHQLSSQQLEWVGEPQIEAELVVYYHDDIARLAYELELHPNLGIHLTRYVDAHDGTTIHEHSHICGTAGLHAVLPPTTATAQNLYGQTVTLNTFSQDGGFFLFDLARPMARTDANGDAQGVIQTFDAAGQSPLNDGFNPATGSSANNRDWTRNATSVHSNAGIAYEYYRTNFNRNSIDGQGGSIYSFYNVNDEDGAQLDNAFWGGRAMFYGNGDQGFRDLPKALDVAGHEMTHGVISATANLVYELQPGAINESLADVFGYLIENRTNDFRLGDDVINPAVFPSGALRNLQDPNNGGNRFGDRGWQPAHTDEYVNLPNDRDNDNGGVHVNSGIPNRAFYNFATTAGIGDDRAGQVYYRAMTTYLTRSSRFIDLRLAVARAALDLYGADAELAANTAFANVGIGGPVDTGGGGGTTPEQGGDYENDLSVNPGDRFILLTDTDRSALYLADEGGNILANPLATVAPGSRPSVTDDGTLALFIDDENQIRGYDFVNDELFFLEGTPATIWRNVAISKDGRLIALTTTDQDNIIYVGALANGDLAPMVLTNPTFGQGISTDNVLYPDAMEWEPGGEFLMYDALSQLDDGLTFWDINFLRAWDGDADTFGDGDIVKLYDQLEEGTSIGNPTFAKNSPYVIAFDRVNVPGSSTTYAVLAANIEQGETALVWNNDAIGYPNYGVADDFLLFDGETGDGTEVLAVQPLMANKITVDGNPGAIINGGSWGTNFATGQRELSVALDAPVVENTAVRLYPTATSGAVTVEFPLLTGPRPLRVLDLSGRTVTTFNVAHDRAQLDLSNLPAGQYYLAVPVVDGVVVRAVVRR
- the aspS gene encoding aspartate--tRNA ligase; its protein translation is MFRTHNNGQLRLADAGKSVTLSGWVQIGRDFGGLTFVDLRDRYGITQIVFDQDDNAELADRARKLGREFVIQVKGIVRERTNKNPNRATGNIEIIASEMTILNKAKTPPFTIEDDTDGGDELRMQYRYLDLRRRPLQDNIIFRSKLALAVRAYLGRKDFVEVETPFLIKSTPEGARDFVVPSRLNEGQFYALPQSPQTFKQLLMVAGYDRYFQIVKCFRDEDLRADRQPEFTQIDCEMAFVEQEDVLNTFEGLTRHLFLEMKGINLPDFPRMQYDDAIRLYGSDKPDLRFGMELVELNDVAQNQGFKVFDAAELVVGIRVPGKAGLTRKQLDKLTDWVKRPQIGAKGLVYVKCNEDGTYKSSVDKFFDQEKLAAWAAATGAQSGDLMLVISGEDEKSRIQMGNLRLHVAGEFDMIPADTFKPLWVVDFPLLEWDEDSERFHAMHHPFTSPKKEEVERMLNGDHETMKALKADAYDLVINGAEIGGGSVRIYDRALQEKNFQLLGFTPEEAEEQFGFLMGAFEYGAPPHAGIAFGFDRLCAVMNGQASIRDFIAFPKNNQGRDVMIDAPARVDEEQLKELSLALNLQEK